The Acidimicrobiia bacterium genome window below encodes:
- a CDS encoding NAD(P)/FAD-dependent oxidoreductase, translated as MTEKAEIVVLGLGTGGEDLASHLVDEGVDVVGVEPNLVGGECAYWACIPSKMMIRAGNLLAEARRVNGMAGQVDLKPDWSPVAERIRVEATGDWDDSVAVARFESRGGRFIRGYAKLTGPRTVVVNDREIEATRGIVLATGSHPFIPPIPGLADVSFWTTHDAIAADPLPASLIILGGGAVGCELGQVFARFGVEVTIIEGRDRLLALEEPETSAILQSVFDREGIAMLTNHRAEQVKQTGDHIVVTLDDGSEVSAERLLVATGRAVDFATLGLDAAGLEPVNRHVQVDDLMRAGDGIWALGDITGQPMLTSVAVYHSSIIGSDILGLNPVPADYRTMPRLTFTDPEIGTAGLTEASARDAGIDVATIVKQVPATFRGWIHGPGNDGVIKLVAERSSGVLIGATTMGPRGGDLLGMLGLAIHARLPIDTLTTMMYGYPSFYGGIGEAVGAYGRGIGKVIDPDFLPGLS; from the coding sequence GTGACCGAAAAAGCCGAGATTGTCGTGTTGGGGTTAGGAACGGGCGGAGAGGACCTTGCCTCACATCTTGTCGATGAAGGCGTGGATGTGGTCGGAGTCGAGCCGAACCTCGTCGGTGGGGAATGCGCCTACTGGGCCTGTATACCGTCGAAGATGATGATCAGGGCCGGCAATCTGTTGGCGGAAGCTCGGCGTGTCAACGGTATGGCTGGCCAGGTGGATCTGAAACCCGACTGGTCGCCGGTGGCCGAACGCATCAGGGTCGAGGCGACCGGTGACTGGGATGACAGCGTCGCCGTAGCCCGCTTCGAAAGCCGTGGCGGCCGCTTCATTCGCGGATACGCCAAACTGACCGGCCCACGCACCGTCGTAGTCAACGATCGAGAGATCGAAGCGACCAGGGGCATCGTTCTCGCCACCGGTTCCCATCCGTTCATACCCCCGATCCCCGGGCTGGCCGACGTCAGTTTTTGGACCACCCACGATGCCATCGCTGCTGACCCACTGCCGGCCTCGCTGATCATCCTCGGCGGCGGGGCGGTCGGTTGCGAACTCGGCCAGGTGTTTGCGAGGTTCGGTGTGGAAGTCACCATCATTGAGGGCCGCGACCGGCTCTTAGCCCTTGAGGAGCCCGAAACCTCGGCGATCCTGCAATCCGTCTTCGATCGAGAAGGCATCGCCATGCTGACGAACCACCGGGCCGAACAGGTCAAACAAACAGGCGACCACATCGTCGTGACCCTCGACGATGGCTCCGAGGTGTCGGCTGAACGCCTCCTGGTGGCGACCGGACGCGCCGTTGATTTCGCGACGCTGGGACTCGACGCGGCCGGTCTAGAGCCGGTCAACCGCCATGTGCAGGTCGACGACCTCATGCGAGCGGGCGACGGGATCTGGGCCCTCGGCGACATCACCGGCCAACCAATGCTGACCAGCGTGGCTGTCTACCACAGCTCGATCATTGGTTCAGACATCCTCGGTTTGAACCCGGTACCCGCCGATTATCGAACCATGCCGAGACTGACGTTCACCGACCCGGAAATCGGAACGGCTGGCCTGACCGAAGCGTCCGCCCGAGACGCAGGCATCGACGTGGCGACGATCGTCAAACAGGTCCCCGCCACGTTTCGCGGTTGGATACACGGCCCCGGCAACGACGGAGTCATCAAACTGGTGGCCGAACGCTCTAGTGGCGTGCTGATAGGCGCCACGACGATGGGCCCGCGCGGGGGCGACCTGCTCGGAATGCTCGGGTTGGCGATTCACGCCCGCCTCCCGATCGATACCCTTACGACGATGATGTACGGATATCCGTCGTTCTATGGGGGCATCGGAGAAGCAGTCGGTGCCTATGGTCGCGGCATCGGCAAGGTCATCGACCCTGACTTCCTGCCGGGACTCTCGTGA
- a CDS encoding DUF1330 domain-containing protein: MAKTYWIAFYHSIKDQDRFAAYGKLAGPAMQAAGGRFLVRGNPSQVYEAGLNERVVVLEFDSLEQAIAAHDGAPYQKALEVLGDSVEREIRIAESV, encoded by the coding sequence ATGGCGAAGACGTACTGGATAGCGTTCTACCACTCAATCAAGGATCAGGATCGGTTCGCCGCATATGGGAAACTCGCCGGGCCGGCGATGCAGGCCGCTGGGGGGAGGTTCCTGGTCCGCGGCAACCCGTCGCAGGTCTATGAGGCGGGCCTAAACGAGCGGGTGGTTGTCCTCGAATTTGACAGCCTCGAGCAAGCGATCGCAGCCCACGACGGGGCGCCCTATCAGAAAGCCCTAGAAGTGCTCGGCGATTCAGTTGAGCGCGAGATCAGGATCGCTGAGAGCGTCTAA
- a CDS encoding DUF4242 domain-containing protein: MPLFMDRHEVGNATAQDVADAHMADLSKSGEYGVEFLSYWFDSESGGVFCLAKAPDADRLMAVHQASHGLVPNEIISVAEDNVLRFLGQIKDPVDASQVTSPFRTIMFTDLAGSTALLDAVGDAAFMTLLGEHDVIVRRAIVAWDGREVKHTGDGFMASFDTVADALECSLAMQAGFVERSHEDRTHQLLIRVGLAAGEPVDHNEDIYGKAVNLASRICDMAQPGSILVSDVVEQLGSRDDFTFSAEGTRTLKGFSVPVPVYSLVASPTRRRPRWWSRLV; the protein is encoded by the coding sequence ATGCCCCTGTTCATGGACCGCCACGAAGTCGGAAACGCCACCGCCCAGGATGTCGCCGACGCCCACATGGCCGACCTGAGCAAGTCGGGGGAGTACGGCGTCGAGTTCTTGTCATACTGGTTCGACTCGGAAAGCGGCGGGGTTTTTTGCCTCGCCAAGGCGCCCGACGCTGATCGGCTCATGGCAGTTCATCAGGCCTCGCACGGCCTCGTCCCCAACGAGATCATCAGCGTCGCGGAAGACAATGTCTTACGTTTCCTCGGCCAAATCAAGGATCCGGTCGACGCCTCACAGGTGACGTCGCCGTTCCGGACAATCATGTTCACCGACCTCGCCGGATCAACCGCCCTGCTCGACGCAGTCGGAGACGCCGCATTCATGACCTTGCTCGGCGAGCATGACGTGATCGTCCGTCGAGCAATCGTGGCCTGGGACGGCCGGGAGGTCAAACATACCGGGGACGGTTTCATGGCAAGCTTTGATACAGTCGCCGATGCTCTTGAGTGCTCCCTGGCCATGCAGGCGGGATTTGTAGAACGCAGCCACGAGGACCGAACTCACCAGCTGCTTATTAGGGTTGGTCTGGCGGCCGGTGAGCCGGTTGACCACAACGAGGACATCTATGGCAAAGCTGTCAACCTCGCCAGCCGGATCTGCGATATGGCCCAACCCGGATCCATTTTGGTGTCGGACGTCGTGGAACAGCTCGGCTCCCGTGACGACTTCACGTTTTCGGCCGAAGGGACCCGTACCCTCAAGGGGTTCTCCGTTCCGGTTCCGGTGTACTCGCTCGTTGCGTCTCCGACGCGACGCCGTCCTCGTTGGTGGAGTCGGCTCGTCTGA
- a CDS encoding FAD-dependent oxidoreductase, producing MAENDRWDSEFDVVIAGAGGAGLAAAIEAAEAEARTVVFEKQGKIWESSTAINVGMVAFAGTDVQQRLGIEDSSELLYQDLLAVGNNKNDPSLVRAYADHQLDTYRWLKDIGVRWAEIATAAAGMSRPRGHFSDPLDMVRILKRQAEQRGATVLFHSAITELITDNQQRVIGVQMRDRVNETRIRARRGVVLATGGFARSADRLAALDRRFVGLAATTGLGHTGDHLRMAEPLGAYFCDMEYVKPSYELHVTGDSAAEICLIFYLGAIIVNRQGRRFVNESIPYKDIGMASLDQPDGVGVMVFDQKIFDRALDNTQKASSVIPSENVVLGLDAARIRLLVQADTIEELADGIHIPRQVLKETVERYNNSVASGADTEFGRSHLSASIGSPVRIETPPFYAYEAKSHFLATYAGLAVDASMRVLTHAGHIPGLYAAGEAIGGFHGASYHSGAAVGQALIFGRIAGRNAAQGS from the coding sequence ATGGCAGAAAATGACAGGTGGGACTCCGAGTTTGATGTGGTCATCGCTGGCGCTGGCGGGGCGGGGCTGGCGGCGGCAATAGAAGCGGCGGAAGCCGAAGCTAGGACCGTCGTCTTTGAAAAGCAGGGGAAGATTTGGGAGTCTTCCACGGCTATCAATGTAGGCATGGTGGCCTTTGCCGGAACCGACGTGCAGCAGCGGTTGGGCATAGAAGATTCTAGCGAGCTGCTGTACCAAGATCTCCTAGCGGTGGGAAACAACAAGAACGACCCCAGCCTGGTGCGCGCCTACGCCGACCACCAGCTGGATACCTACCGCTGGCTGAAAGACATCGGGGTGCGTTGGGCGGAGATAGCAACCGCCGCCGCCGGCATGAGCCGCCCCCGTGGGCATTTCTCTGACCCCCTGGACATGGTCAGGATTCTCAAGCGACAGGCGGAGCAGCGGGGAGCCACCGTCCTCTTCCACAGCGCCATCACAGAACTCATTACAGACAACCAGCAACGGGTCATTGGCGTCCAGATGCGGGATAGGGTGAACGAAACCCGCATCCGGGCACGCCGTGGGGTGGTGCTGGCTACCGGCGGCTTTGCCCGTTCCGCTGATCGTCTCGCCGCTCTTGACCGGCGTTTCGTCGGTTTAGCAGCCACAACCGGACTGGGGCATACCGGCGATCATCTGCGCATGGCAGAGCCGTTGGGCGCCTATTTTTGCGACATGGAATACGTCAAGCCGAGCTATGAGCTGCACGTCACCGGAGATTCCGCCGCCGAAATCTGCCTCATCTTCTACTTGGGAGCCATCATCGTCAACAGGCAAGGGCGCCGCTTCGTGAACGAGTCCATCCCCTATAAGGACATTGGCATGGCTTCCTTGGACCAGCCCGACGGGGTGGGAGTCATGGTCTTCGACCAGAAGATATTCGACAGGGCGCTGGACAACACGCAGAAGGCCTCGTCTGTCATTCCCAGCGAGAACGTCGTGTTGGGGCTGGACGCGGCGCGCATACGACTACTGGTGCAGGCGGATACCATCGAGGAGCTGGCCGACGGTATCCATATACCGCGCCAGGTGCTGAAGGAGACGGTAGAGAGATACAACAACAGCGTGGCCAGCGGCGCCGACACCGAGTTTGGTCGTAGCCACCTTTCTGCCAGTATCGGCAGTCCGGTCAGGATAGAAACGCCGCCCTTCTATGCCTATGAAGCCAAGAGCCACTTCCTGGCCACTTACGCCGGGTTGGCGGTGGATGCCAGCATGCGCGTTTTAACGCATGCTGGCCATATCCCTGGACTCTATGCTGCCGGGGAGGCGATTGGCGGGTTCCATGGAGCCAGCTATCACTCCGGAGCTGCCGTAGGGCAGGCGCTCATATTTGGACGCATCGCCGGCAGGAATGCCGCGCAAGGATCATGA
- a CDS encoding amino acid permease, whose amino-acid sequence MSQESGDQKGSADSKITLSGAVSMGTGVMIGAGVFALMGQVAGTAGKWFPLAFLAAAVVAAITSYSYVK is encoded by the coding sequence GTGAGTCAGGAGTCAGGCGACCAGAAGGGCTCTGCGGACTCCAAGATCACATTGTCAGGTGCCGTGTCGATGGGCACCGGTGTGATGATCGGCGCCGGCGTGTTCGCGCTGATGGGCCAGGTCGCCGGCACTGCCGGCAAATGGTTCCCCCTGGCGTTCCTGGCTGCGGCGGTGGTGGCGGCGATCACGTCGTACTCCTATGTGAAG
- a CDS encoding sulfide/dihydroorotate dehydrogenase-like FAD/NAD-binding protein: protein MFNVLEARDLAPGVRYVRIEAPKIARRRKAGQFVIIRATSDGERIPLTIADSSTEEGWIALIVQGVGKATKTLNRLEAGDAIPDVAGPLGMPSRIERFGTVVSIGGGVGTAIAYPSAVALKEAGNQVISIIGGRNSSYVLLEEEMRAVCDEVYPTTDDGSYGYHGFVTDKLTDLIEEGRHLDFVLAIGPIPMMKAVAEVTRPHGIDTVVSLNPIMVDGTGMCGGCRVAVGGETKFACVDGPEFDAHQVDFELLAMRNRAYAGFENTRRDEMDQECDRRQLLPVVPEVTA from the coding sequence ATGTTCAATGTCCTGGAGGCGAGAGATCTGGCGCCGGGGGTCCGGTATGTCCGGATCGAAGCCCCTAAGATCGCCCGTCGCCGCAAGGCTGGTCAATTCGTCATTATTCGCGCCACGTCCGATGGCGAACGAATCCCGTTGACCATCGCCGATTCCAGCACCGAAGAGGGGTGGATTGCCTTGATCGTGCAGGGAGTCGGAAAGGCAACCAAGACTCTCAATCGCCTCGAAGCGGGCGACGCCATACCCGACGTCGCCGGGCCACTCGGGATGCCTTCAAGAATCGAGCGGTTCGGAACCGTGGTATCGATCGGTGGCGGTGTCGGCACCGCCATTGCTTATCCGTCTGCGGTGGCTCTCAAGGAAGCCGGCAACCAGGTTATTTCCATCATTGGTGGTCGCAATAGCTCCTATGTCCTGCTCGAGGAAGAAATGCGAGCCGTGTGCGATGAAGTCTATCCCACCACCGATGACGGCTCGTATGGCTATCACGGTTTCGTCACCGACAAGCTCACGGACCTCATCGAAGAAGGACGACATCTCGACTTCGTGCTGGCTATCGGTCCGATTCCGATGATGAAAGCGGTGGCGGAAGTGACCCGTCCTCATGGCATCGATACCGTGGTGAGTCTCAACCCCATCATGGTGGATGGAACCGGGATGTGCGGTGGATGTCGGGTAGCGGTCGGGGGAGAGACCAAATTCGCCTGCGTCGACGGCCCAGAATTCGACGCTCACCAGGTCGATTTCGAGTTGCTTGCCATGCGGAACCGCGCCTATGCAGGGTTCGAGAACACGCGCCGCGATGAGATGGACCAGGAATGTGACCGACGGCAGCTTTTGCCGGTTGTGCCCGAGGTCACCGCATGA